The nucleotide window GCGGCGGCAGAAGGGCACGTGGATGTACAGCAGCATGGTGGTGTGGCCGACTCCGTCCGGGAAGAGAACCGGGGAGGGGATACTTTGCGTTTTGCGGTCCTCAGCCGTAAGGCTCGCAAGCTCGCCTGACGTCTGAGGCAAGGTGCTCCCTCCCCGGACCCCGGCGTTGCTGTCGCTATCCGTAAGGTTCGCGCAAGCGCTCACCTGACGGCTACCGCTCCCCCCAAACGTTTTATTTGGGTGAATCGCCCCCCGAAATGGGGTCAAGGGGGCGCGGCCCCCTTGCGGGGTGCGGGGCGGAGCCCCGCTCTTCTTGCACGCCCGTAACCTTGGCGAAATCGCGGGCGAAGCGTTCGGCTTCGCTGTACAGGCAGCCGCAGTAGTTCTGGCGGTGGATGCCCCATTCCCTGGATGTGTCGATGCCTTCCTGCCAGCCGGTGCGAAAGTCGCGGTACAGGAAGGGGATGGCCCCGTCGTGGCTGTCGGCGGCGATGCCGTGGCCCACCTCGGCGATCATGTCGTGGCGCTGGCGGCGCGAGTAGAGCAGGCTGGTGGTGAAGGCGTCGTACCCGCCGCGTGCGGCGATGGCGTGGGTGCGTTCAAGGCGGGTGGCGTAGCACACCCGGCAGCGCACGCCGGGTTGTTCGCGCCAGGCCATCTGGCGCATCCAGGCGGCGGGGTCGTACTCGGCGTCGCGCCAGATGACGGGCAGGTCGAGCCGCCGCGAGACTTCAAGCATGGCCTCGCGGCGGCGCAGGTATTCCTGCACGGGGTGGATGTTGGGATTCAGGAACAGGGCCGTGACCTCGTGTCCCTCGTCGCGCAGCATCCGCACCGTGGCGATGGAGCACGGCCCGCAGCAGACGTGCAGCAGGACGCGCATGGCGTTACCGGGCGGGCCTGATGTCGAGATGCACGCCGAACTGGCGTTCCAGGTCGAGCAGGCGTTCGCGCTTGTGGTTCAGGAGGTGCATGGCAAGCTCTGCCCCGGTTTCGAAGGCGAAGGTGGGCGTGCCGTGCGGCAGTGCGCGCAACTGGCGGTGGATTTCGCGCAGGGCCTGCAACGACTGCCATTCCATGTTGCGGCGCAGGCCGGAACCCTTGCAGCAGGGGCAGGCTTCCATGGTGATGGACAGCGCGGACGAGCCGGTGCGCTGGCGCACCACCTGGAGCAGGCCAAAGCGGCTCATCTTGCCCACGTCGTGGCGGGCGCGGTCGTTCTTCATGGCGTTTCGCAGGATTTTTTCCACTTCGCGCCAGTGATTGCGGTCGCGCATTTCGATGAAGTCGATGACCACCTGGCCGCCGATGTCGCGCAGCTTCAGCTGCTGGGCGATGGTTTCGGCCGCCTCCATGTTGGTGCGCAGCGCCATGGATTCGAAATTGGTCTTGCCCGAGATCTTGCCCGAGTTGATGTC belongs to Nitratidesulfovibrio sp. and includes:
- a CDS encoding epoxyqueuosine reductase QueH → MRVLLHVCCGPCSIATVRMLRDEGHEVTALFLNPNIHPVQEYLRRREAMLEVSRRLDLPVIWRDAEYDPAAWMRQMAWREQPGVRCRVCYATRLERTHAIAARGGYDAFTTSLLYSRRQRHDMIAEVGHGIAADSHDGAIPFLYRDFRTGWQEGIDTSREWGIHRQNYCGCLYSEAERFARDFAKVTGVQEERGSAPHPARGPRPLDPISGGDSPK